The genomic segment TGAACGCCCTCCAGCCGGGCGACATCCTCTACTGGGGCGGCGCCGGCAGCGCGTACCACGTGGCCGTCTACATCGGTGACGGCAAGTACGTCGGCGCGCAGAACTCCAGCACGGGCGTCGTCGAGCGCACCCTCGACTGGGACCCGCCGACGGGCGCCGTCCGCGTCCTCTGACGCTCCCTCACCCGGCAGCTGTCCGGGGCTCCTCCTGGAGCACCCGGACCCGCCCCGGGGCACGCGGCGCACAAGCCAACGGCCGTCATCCCGTTCGGGGATGACGGCCGTTGGCGCGTCTGGCCGCCGGGACGGGAGGCGCTTGCGCACCTCGGCACCCGGCCGCCCCCTGGCCCGTCGGCCGACGGCTGGACCGGTGCGTGTGCTGAGCACTGGCCCCGCCATCAGGGTCATGATGGCGGAGTGCTCTCACCCCGGTAGTTCCTCTTGTCGAGCAGGATGTCGAAGTCCCCCCGGGCGCCCATCTCCCTGAGGCCAGCGAGCGCGTTGGCACGCCTGCGGAACCGAACGACTTCCAGCAGAGCCTCGTTCACCGTGTCGTGGGCGGCCACGGTCCCGAGGGCTTCGGCGGGTTCGGCCAGTGCGTTGTCATCCACGTCGATCAGCGGCTCGGACATCGCCTTCCACCTCATGGCCTGTGTCTCCACACTCACCCTGTGCGCTCTGTACAGTCATGAGTATGAGCCCGACGGATAACGGGGCGCTTCTCCCATTCCGGACCTCAGCGCGAGCAGATCAGCAGTCCACCAAGGCCGTTGATCTCGAATGCGCCGTGTCTGTCAATGTGTTTCGTGACAATCTCGCGCGCCCGCTCGATGGTCACTTCGAAGGGCACGGCGTGCTGACCCGCCCACGCTCGATACGAGTTCATGTGCGCGATCACGGGCGCAGGGGTCGTTACGGAAATCTTTCCCGGCAGTTCCACTGTCTCGACCCTGGAGAACGCGGCGCCGAGCAACGCGGGCGCCTTTTCCAGCGAGAACCGAGCACTGAGGGAGATGCGCGACGGTCCTCTGTCAACGCCGAGCACGTCACCAGCGGCGCGCTCCCAGAGTCGGTCCAGCTCGGTCTTGTCCCGCTCGCTGTTCGTAGAGGCGATCAGCACGCCCTCGGTGGTCACTACGCGGTCGAGTTCCGTGACGGCCGCCGGTATGTCCTCGACGTGATAGAGCATGTGGAGGGCGAGCGCGGCGTCGACGCAATCCGTGCGAAGCGGCAGCTGGGCCGCGTCCGCGACGGCTACCGGTCTCGGCACTCCCTCCAGAATCCCGAGGGACACGTCGAGGCCGAGCAGCCGCAGGTCTGGCCGTTCCTGGGCGAGCCGCTTGATGAACTTGCCGTTCCCACACCCAACGTCAACGACGGTGCCCGGGACGTCGCGCAGTCGCTCGACGACGAGTCCAGGCAGGTCGTAGCGCGGCGTCTGCCACTGGTAGAGGGACTGGCGCGCGGCGAGGTCCCGCTCGGTCCTGTACGCGCTATCGGTCAGGATCGCGCGGTCTGTCAGGGCGGCGTCGTGCGTGGCGGAAGAGTCGGTCACGTCGGCGGCTCCGAAAGGTCGGCGGCGGGCGCGGCAATGTGTTCCGCCGTGCTCTTCATGCGTTCCCGCAGGGCGGCAACCTGGGGCGAACCACGGTACTTCGCCGCTCCGAGTTGACTCGCGAACTTTCCCAGCCGAGTGACGATGCTCGCCGAGAGCTGGCCGGGAGGGCTGCTGAGCACACTTCCGAGCAGCACTGCGGCGGCGTCGAGGTCGCCGGCGAACAGATGACCTTGTGCGAGGTCGAGACGAGCGGCGAGCAGATCGAACGTGGAGCGATCATCGTCCGCCGCTTCGCGGTACAGATCGACAGCCGTTTCGGCGGCCTCGATGGCATGCCGAACGTTGTGGTCCCCGCCTATGGCGAGGTGAGTCGTGCCCGCGTATGTGAACTGCTTGGCGTCGGGAAAACTGAAGATGCCGGGTACCTCGTCGCCTCCCCGCATGGTCTCGCGCGCTCGCTCGGCGGTCACGAGCGCCGTAGCGGCGCCTCGGGGGTCGCCGGCCACAGCCAAGGCTCGTGCTTCCAGACTCGCCAGCCGGGCCGAGATGCTCCCGGGCGCGGTGTACTGCTGACCCAACCGAGCGAGATCCGCAGCACGCGCCGGGTCACCACTCCAGAAAGCGATGAGCGACTCGGCCGCGCGGACCCATGCCCGTAGCCCATTGTGGCCTGCTGCCTCGGCACAAGCCCATGCGGTGCGGGCATGAGTGGCGGCTGAATCATATGCTCCCACGTCGAGGCAAACGTGCGCCGACAGGCCGCACAGCCGACCGGCGGCGACCAAGAGGTCAGCTGTCTCTCTGGGACGTTGGCGACCCCGCAGCGTCTCGAACGTCTCCTCCCGCAGGTCGCGGATCTCGTCGTGCAGGTCGGCCAACGGATGACTCACGAAATGTCGGGACAACCGGGCGACGTCGGCGTCGATTTGGTCGACGGCGGTCTCGTCCGCGTTCCGAGACGCGAGGAATCGCGCGAACCGTGCCGAGGCAACCGCGTCGGCCGCCAGGGTACGACGGGAAGGCGGAGGGCCGGGTTCCTTGATCGCTGGAACGCTGAGCGGAGCGGCTTCACGTCGGCGGGCCTTGCTCGCGGCGGCGGCACGGTCCAAGAGCACCTGGTCGACGCCGAACACTTCCGCCAGGTACCTGCGCGCGTGCTCGGACGGGATGCGCACCTCTCGCTCGTACCGGCCGATCTCCTTGCCGGTCAGCGCGCCCCGCCCCTCGACCTCGTTGTACCGATTGGCGATTCCCTGCTGCGACTTACCGAGGTCCTGACGTAGCCGAGCGAGCAGTGCGCCGATGCCCAACTCGCCCATCGTGGCTCCCCGCTAGAAATTCTGGCCCCCATCTTGGCCCCCCATTTGGCCCCCGCGCAGGCTCCCGACCCAAAAGAGCTACGCAGGTTTGCTGGTGGCATGCCGTCACACAGCCCCGACACAGCGCCTCCGGCAGTCGTTCCCCCGCTTCCACGGGCCCTGGCACCACTTGCGCCCGGACCCTTGACCCGCGGCTCTCTTCGTCTGATCACCGTGCCCCGACGGAGACTCGAGGACGAGGGCGAGCTCGTGCTGCAGGTGGCCTTCGGCCGACTTCCCAACGCTGTGCGCCTGGTCCGCAGGACGGCGACCGAAGCAGTCGAGCGCCTGGGCTACTTGGAACAACTTGACGACGTACGACTTCTCACGAGCGAGCTCGCGACCAACGCCCTACGGCACTCCCACGGCGACATCACTCTCACCCTTCGGCGCCGATCGGATACCGCTCTGTTCCTCGAGGTCGGAGACCGGTCGCCCCACTTCCCCCGGCGCCGCACAGCGGCCCTGCACGACGAGCGCGGGCGCGGCCTCGAACTCCTTCGTTGCCTCGCGGCCGATTGGGGGATCGCCTCCACCGGACATGGCTCCAAATACGTCTGGTGCCTGCTCCACACACCAACACAGCCCCCTGCACCCAGTTCGCCACCCCCGCCCGCGAGCAAACTCAAGTGCCCGACGCCGATCCGTTCGAACTCAGTGCCCTCGTCACCGACAACACGTTCGTGCTGCGCGAGATTGTCGGCGTGAACCTGGCCCGCTCGGCACGTCCACCCGCGCCGTACGACGTCCATCCACAGAAGCAAGACGGGATGTGAACCAATGGAGCAGTTCGAGCGAGCCCGCCTCGACTCGTATTTCAACCGCGTCGCCGCGCAGTTCATGTCGGAGGAGACGCCGGAATCGTTCCTGATCACGCATCTACTGCCTGAGCGGCCGTCCTTCGTGAAGGCCGTCGACACCGTGTCCAACCTTCGCGCCGTGCTGCCCAAGCCCAAGTCGATCGACGCCACCGCTCGGCGAGAGGTCGAGCGGTTCACCCAGTGCGACGAGCTGTCCCGGGAACTGTTCTCCACCCCTGAGACGTGCCTCGACTACGTCGAGTCCCGCGCCGGGGGTCAGTCCCTCGTACTCCTGGACGTCGGGGGCTACTTCGCACCGGCTCTGGATGTCCTCTGCGACCGCTTCTCGGGTCGTGTCCTCGGAGTGGTGGAGGACACCGAGAACGGTCACAAACGCTATGCGGAGCGCGACAAACTGCCCTGCCCGGTCGTGTCCGTCGCCCGCTCCCCGCTGAAGGACCCCGAGGACTTCCTCGTCGGTCAGTCCGTGGTGTTCTCGACCGAGGCGCTGATGCGCGACCAGGGCGACATCCTCAACGGCCGCCACGCCCTCGTCATCGGGTTCGGCAAGCTCGGGTCGAGCATCGCCCGGCTGCTGCACGCCAAAGCCGTACGGGTCACTGTGTACGACATCGACCCCGTCCGCCGAGCCCAAGCACTGAGCCAAGGGTTCACCGTCGCCCGCGACCGTGAGTCCGCGCTCAAGGGGGCCGGCCTTGTCCTCTGCGCCACGGGCGCCGTGTCTCTTCAAGGCGACGACTTCTCGGGCCTGCGCAACGGGGCGTACGTCGCCACGGTCACCAGCAGCGAGGACGAACTCGACCTCGACGGGTTGCCCAACATCTACAGCAGGACACCGACGGGCGACCACGTCACCCGCTACCAGACGACCGGTCACTACTTCTACCTGCTCAACGACGGCAACGCCGTCAACTTCATCCACGGCGCCAGCGTGGGGCCGTTCATCTTCCTCGTACAGGCCGAGATACTCGCCGGAATCCGCATGCTCACCCGCGGAGACCTCGGGCCCGGTATGCACGAGGCCAGCGCCAACGACCGCGCTGGCATCGCGGCGACGTGGCTGAACTACTTCAACCGGTAAGGAGCACCATGCCGATCATGGCAGATCACGTACGACACACTCTCGACGCATACCTGAGCCGGCACCCCGACGAGAAGGACCGCCTGTCCGTCCTCATCGAGGTGCTCGACGCCGCCGACGACACGATCGCCTCGCGCAAGGAGTTCCGCGGTCACATCACCGCTGGTGCCGTCCTGCTCCGGCCCGACGGCCGCGTACTCCAGATCGAGCACAAGGCGCTGCGGAAGTGGCTCCTGCCCGGTGGCCACACCGAGGACGCCGACACATCGTTGCTCGACGCCGCTCTGCGGGAGCTCGCCGAAGAAACCGGCATCGATCCCGAGTCGGTCGAGCCCGACAGCGGCTTGCCTCTCGACATCGACGTCCACACGATTCCGGCCAACGATGCCAAAGGCGAGCCGGAGCACCCGCACTTCGACTTCCGGTTCCTCTTCCGGACCACGGCCGACGCCGTCGTGCTCCAAGAGGAGGAGGTCACGGACTACGGGTGGACGTTCGCGGACATGCTGACGGCCGAGCCCCTGCGCTCACGGGTGCTCGCCGCCGCGCGCTGAGGCCGACGGACGCACCGGTACTGTCCGGAGCGACCCCAGGGCGCCGGTCGAGACATCAGGCCCGCGGAGCCACCTTGCTGAGGCCGTTGATGACGCGGTCCATCGCGTCGCCGCCCGTCGGGTCGGTGAGGTTGGCCAGCATCTTGAGGGTGAAGCGCATCAGCAGCGGGTGCGTCAGGCCGCGTTCCGTCGCGATCTTCATGACCTTCGGGTTGCCGATCATCTTCACGAAGGCGCGGCCCAGGGTGTAGTAGCCGCCGTAGGTGTCCTTGAGCACCTTCGGGTAGCGCTGGAGGGCCAGTTCGCGCTGGGCCGGGGTCTGCCGGGCGTGTGCCTGGACGATCACCTCGGCCGCGATCTGCCCGGACTCCATCGCGTACGCGATGCCCTCGCCGTTGAACGGGTTGACCAGCCCGCCGGCGTCACCGACCAGCAGCAGCCCGCGGTGGTAGTGCGGCTGCCGGTTGAAGGCCATCGGCAGCGCGGCGCCGCGGATCGGGGTGGTCATGTTCTCCGGCACATAGCCCCAGTCCTCGGGCATCGAGGCGCACCAGGCCTTGAGCACCTCGCGCCAGTCCAGCTCCTTGAAGGCCGAGCTGCTGTTGAGGATGCCGAGGCCGACGTTGGAGGTGCCGTCGCCCATGCCGAAGATCCAGCCGTAGCCGGGCAGCAGCCGGTCCTCGGGGCCGCGCCGGTCCCACAGCTCCAGCCAGGACTCCAGGTAGTCGTCGTCGTGGCGCGGGGAGGTGAAGTACGTCCGCACGGCCACGCCCATCGGGCGGTCCTCGCGCCGGTGCAGGCCCATCGCCACCGACAGCCGGGTGGAGTTGCCGTCGGCGGCCACCACGACCGGGGCGTGGAAGGTGACGGGCGTCTTCTCCTCGCCGAGCTTCGCCTCGACGCCGGTGATCCGGCCGGTGCGGGGATCCAGGATCGGGGCGCCGACGTTGCAGCGCTCGTGGAGCCGCGCCCCGGCCTTCTGTGCGGCGCGGGCGAGCTGCTCGTCGAAGTCGTCGCGCTTGCGGACCAGTCCGTAGTCCGGGAAGGAGGCGAGCTCCGGCCAGTCCAGCTCCAGCCGGACACCGCCGCCGATGATCCGCAGGCCCTTGTTGCGCAGCCAGCCGGCTTCCTCGGAGATGTCGATGCCCATGGCGACGAGCTGCTTGGTGGCGCGCGGCGTCAGACCGTCGCCGCAGACCTTCTCGCGGGGGAAGGCCGTCTTCTCCAGCAGCAGGACGTCGAGCCCGGACTTCGCCAGGTGGTACGCGGTCGTGGAGCCGGCGGGGCCGGCCCCGACGACGATGACATCGGCGCTGCGCTCGTTGAGGTCGGTGTCGGTCACGTCGGCACTCCCGGCGAGAGGCGGAGCGCAGGCCCTCGTCGGGGCGGCCTGCGGGGGAACGGCTCAAGTCTATGCAGGGGGACGGACGGCGCTTGGGCGGGTCGGGTACCGGCGGCTTCCCGGCCCGCCGCAGCCCGGGAAGCCGGGCCGGGCGCCGGGGAAACGACGACCGGATACCGTCCGGACGGGCGCGGGGGCGTCGCGGGCACGAAGGTGGCCCGGGCGTGCGGCGGCCCCGGTCCGCGCGGAACCGGGGCCGGAAGCACGGCGGTTGGGCCGCCCGGGATCCGTCAGGCCGGGACCGGGGCCCCGCTCGGGTCGGCGATCCGGCGCAGGGTGGCCGTCCGCTCCGCCGTGTCCGTGGAGGACATCAGGGCGGCCAGGACCGCCATGCGCGACTGTCCGGCGCGCAGCGAGCCGGTGGGCACCGCGCCGGCCTCGATCAGGTCCACGGCCCCGCCGCCCGTGTAGATGGGGGTGACGGGGCCCGCCGGGACGCGCGTGGTGAGGGCGACCAGCACCCCCCGCCCGACGGCTCGCGCCACCGCTTCCGTGAACGCCGGGGTGGCGTTGCCCGCGCCGGTGGCGACGAGCACGATGCCGCGGGCGCCGGCCTCCACCGCGGCGTCGAAGAGCAGCGGGTCGGCGTCGGCGTGGTGCATGACCATGTCGACGCGCGGCAGCGGCGCCTCGACCGGCGGCAGCGGCAGCGCCTCGGTGCGCTCGGGACGGCGCCGTACGGTGACCCGGCCCCAGCCGACCTTGCCGACCGCGTCGCAGGACGGGTCGTGGAAGGCGTCGGGGGCGGTGGTGTGGGTCTTGATCGTGCCGCGGGCGGCGTGGATCCGTCCCGCGAAGACGGCCAGGGTGCCCAGGTCCTCGACGGAGGAGGCGGTCAGCAGGGCGTCGTAGAGGTTGCCGGCGGCATCGCCCTCGGCGTCCTCCAGCGGGCGCTGGGCGCCGGTGAAGACGACGGGGCGGCGGTCGGCGTGGTGGAGGTCGAGGAGGAAGGCGGACTCCTCCAGGGTGTCGGTGCCGTGGGTGACGACGACACCGTCGACGCCCGGGTCCTCCAGCACCTCGTGGACCGCGCGCAACAGCGTGATCTGGTGCGCGGTGGTGAGCCGGGGGCTGTTGACCGTGAAGAGATCGACGACTTCGGTGGTCACGTCCTCGGGGAGATCGGCGGCGGCGAGCACGTCCTGCCCGGCCGCGTCCGCCGCGTATCCCTTGCCCTGCCAGCGGCTGGCTATCGTCCCGCCCGTGGTGACCACGACGACACGTCGCATACTGCCCCCTCGCCCGTCCGGAATGCCGGAGAAGAACACTGAAGAGCACCCGGGCCGGCGGCCCGGCGCCCCGGGACCCGGAGTCCCGTGGGCGGCCCGGGGCCCGTGCCCGGAGAAGACCCATACGGACGAGTAACCTCGTCCTACCAGCAAGAATAGCCAGTTTTGCCCAGAATAAGTTGCCAAGTCCTGTGGTCTACGCGCCTTGATTTGGCAGACAATGACGCCATGGACGCCATCGACCGCAGCATCTTGCGCGAACTCCAGAAGGACGGCCGGCTCACCAACCAGGAACTGGCCCAGCGGGTGGGCCTCTCCCCCTCCCCCTGCCTGCGCCGGGTCCGCCAGCTCGAACAGGACGGCGCGATCCGCGGCTACCGCGCCCTGCTCGACCCGGCGGCGGTGGGCCGGGGCTTCGAGGTCCTCGTCTCCGTCGAGGTCCGCCGCGACCGCGCGACGGTGGAGGCCTTCGAGGACGCCCTCCAGGACCTCCCCGACGTGGTCGAGGCCTACCGCCTCTTCGGCAGCCCGGGCTGCCTGCTGCGGATCGCGGTCGCGGACATCGAGACGTACGAGCGGCTCTGGATCGAGAAGATCACGGCCCTGCCGGGGGTGACGGAGGTCAACTCCCAGATCGTGATGAAACGCATCAAGGAGCCCCAGGGGCTGCCGATCGGGGGCGGGGCTCACTGAAGCCGACGCGGTTGCGCGCCTCGGGTTTCCGGAGACCCGGGGCCGTCGGGCCGGGCCCGGTTCAGGCCCGGATGGCCCGGTGCAGGGCGACGATGCCGCCGGTCAGGTTGCGCCAGGCCACCTTCGACCAGCCCGCCTTCTGCAGCCGGGCCGCCAGCGCGGGCTGGTCGGGCCAGGCGCGGATCGACTCGGCCAGGTAGACGTAGGCGTCGGGGTTGCTGCAGACCGTGGTGGCGATCGGCGGCAGGGCGCGCATCAGGTACTCGGTGTAGACGGTGCGCAGCGGGGCCAGGACAGGGTGGCTGAACTCGCAGATCACCACGCGGCCGCCGGGCTTCGTGACCCGCAGCAGCTCGGCGAGGGCGGTGTCGGTGTCCTGGACGTTCCGCAGGCCGAAGGAGATCGTCACGGCGTCGAAGACCCCGTCGGCGAAGGGCAGCCTCGTCGCGTCACCGGCGGTGAACGGCAGATGCGGCTGCCGCTTGCGCCCCTCGCGGAGCATGCCGAGCGAGAAGTCGCAGGGGACGACGTACGCGCCGGCGGCGGCGAAGGGCTGGGAGGAGGTGCCGGTGCCGGCGGCCAGG from the Streptomyces xinghaiensis S187 genome contains:
- a CDS encoding class I SAM-dependent methyltransferase — encoded protein: MTDSSATHDAALTDRAILTDSAYRTERDLAARQSLYQWQTPRYDLPGLVVERLRDVPGTVVDVGCGNGKFIKRLAQERPDLRLLGLDVSLGILEGVPRPVAVADAAQLPLRTDCVDAALALHMLYHVEDIPAAVTELDRVVTTEGVLIASTNSERDKTELDRLWERAAGDVLGVDRGPSRISLSARFSLEKAPALLGAAFSRVETVELPGKISVTTPAPVIAHMNSYRAWAGQHAVPFEVTIERAREIVTKHIDRHGAFEINGLGGLLICSR
- a CDS encoding helix-turn-helix domain-containing protein; its protein translation is MGELGIGALLARLRQDLGKSQQGIANRYNEVEGRGALTGKEIGRYEREVRIPSEHARRYLAEVFGVDQVLLDRAAAASKARRREAAPLSVPAIKEPGPPPSRRTLAADAVASARFARFLASRNADETAVDQIDADVARLSRHFVSHPLADLHDEIRDLREETFETLRGRQRPRETADLLVAAGRLCGLSAHVCLDVGAYDSAATHARTAWACAEAAGHNGLRAWVRAAESLIAFWSGDPARAADLARLGQQYTAPGSISARLASLEARALAVAGDPRGAATALVTAERARETMRGGDEVPGIFSFPDAKQFTYAGTTHLAIGGDHNVRHAIEAAETAVDLYREAADDDRSTFDLLAARLDLAQGHLFAGDLDAAAVLLGSVLSSPPGQLSASIVTRLGKFASQLGAAKYRGSPQVAALRERMKSTAEHIAAPAADLSEPPT
- a CDS encoding adenosylhomocysteinase, with the protein product MEQFERARLDSYFNRVAAQFMSEETPESFLITHLLPERPSFVKAVDTVSNLRAVLPKPKSIDATARREVERFTQCDELSRELFSTPETCLDYVESRAGGQSLVLLDVGGYFAPALDVLCDRFSGRVLGVVEDTENGHKRYAERDKLPCPVVSVARSPLKDPEDFLVGQSVVFSTEALMRDQGDILNGRHALVIGFGKLGSSIARLLHAKAVRVTVYDIDPVRRAQALSQGFTVARDRESALKGAGLVLCATGAVSLQGDDFSGLRNGAYVATVTSSEDELDLDGLPNIYSRTPTGDHVTRYQTTGHYFYLLNDGNAVNFIHGASVGPFIFLVQAEILAGIRMLTRGDLGPGMHEASANDRAGIAATWLNYFNR
- a CDS encoding NUDIX hydrolase, which gives rise to MADHVRHTLDAYLSRHPDEKDRLSVLIEVLDAADDTIASRKEFRGHITAGAVLLRPDGRVLQIEHKALRKWLLPGGHTEDADTSLLDAALRELAEETGIDPESVEPDSGLPLDIDVHTIPANDAKGEPEHPHFDFRFLFRTTADAVVLQEEEVTDYGWTFADMLTAEPLRSRVLAAAR
- a CDS encoding geranylgeranyl reductase family protein, whose translation is MTDTDLNERSADVIVVGAGPAGSTTAYHLAKSGLDVLLLEKTAFPREKVCGDGLTPRATKQLVAMGIDISEEAGWLRNKGLRIIGGGVRLELDWPELASFPDYGLVRKRDDFDEQLARAAQKAGARLHERCNVGAPILDPRTGRITGVEAKLGEEKTPVTFHAPVVVAADGNSTRLSVAMGLHRREDRPMGVAVRTYFTSPRHDDDYLESWLELWDRRGPEDRLLPGYGWIFGMGDGTSNVGLGILNSSSAFKELDWREVLKAWCASMPEDWGYVPENMTTPIRGAALPMAFNRQPHYHRGLLLVGDAGGLVNPFNGEGIAYAMESGQIAAEVIVQAHARQTPAQRELALQRYPKVLKDTYGGYYTLGRAFVKMIGNPKVMKIATERGLTHPLLMRFTLKMLANLTDPTGGDAMDRVINGLSKVAPRA
- a CDS encoding asparaginase, translating into MRRVVVVTTGGTIASRWQGKGYAADAAGQDVLAAADLPEDVTTEVVDLFTVNSPRLTTAHQITLLRAVHEVLEDPGVDGVVVTHGTDTLEESAFLLDLHHADRRPVVFTGAQRPLEDAEGDAAGNLYDALLTASSVEDLGTLAVFAGRIHAARGTIKTHTTAPDAFHDPSCDAVGKVGWGRVTVRRRPERTEALPLPPVEAPLPRVDMVMHHADADPLLFDAAVEAGARGIVLVATGAGNATPAFTEAVARAVGRGVLVALTTRVPAGPVTPIYTGGGAVDLIEAGAVPTGSLRAGQSRMAVLAALMSSTDTAERTATLRRIADPSGAPVPA
- a CDS encoding Lrp/AsnC family transcriptional regulator, which gives rise to MDAIDRSILRELQKDGRLTNQELAQRVGLSPSPCLRRVRQLEQDGAIRGYRALLDPAAVGRGFEVLVSVEVRRDRATVEAFEDALQDLPDVVEAYRLFGSPGCLLRIAVADIETYERLWIEKITALPGVTEVNSQIVMKRIKEPQGLPIGGGAH
- a CDS encoding demethylmenaquinone methyltransferase; this encodes MTRASLDKQPHEVAAMFDDVAPKYDLTNDVLSLGQTRLWRKAVVRAVDARPGERVLDLAAGTGTSSQPFAAAGAYVVPCDFSLGMLREGRKRQPHLPFTAGDATRLPFADGVFDAVTISFGLRNVQDTDTALAELLRVTKPGGRVVICEFSHPVLAPLRTVYTEYLMRALPPIATTVCSNPDAYVYLAESIRAWPDQPALAARLQKAGWSKVAWRNLTGGIVALHRAIRA